The Blastocatellia bacterium genomic interval TCCGCAAACGAATGGCGTGGCCCGCGCCGAGATTCAGAATGCGCAGCCTACCCGCGGGCGGCAGCAAGAGGGCGCGCCAGAAGGCTTCGGCGACATCTTGCACATAGACGTAATCGCGCACCTGCTCGCAGCCGGTCAGTTCAATCGGCTCGCCGCGCCGGCTGCGCGCCACGATGTAAGGCACCAGGCGCGGCTCGCTGTCGCCCGGCCCGTACACGTCAAAGATTCGCAACAGGGTGATGGGCAGCCGCGACGCATAAAAGTGGGCGCACAAGGAGGCCGCCGCTTTGGCGACGCCATAAGCCGACAGCGGCACCGCCGGGTCCGTTTCAACGAAGGGGCGATCTTGCGGCGTGTACTCCAGGCCCGAACCGGCGAAGACAATCAGCGGTCGGTCGGTCAGGGCTTCGGCGGCGGCCAACAGGTTTTCAGCGCCGATGACGTTGGCCTTCAGCATCGTCGCAAGCGTGCCGCGGCCAGGCGATGCGCCGGCTGCCGCCAGATGAATGATGGCGTGCGGGCTGACTTCAAGCAGCAGGGCGCGCAGCCGCTCGCGCTCGCACAGATCAACCTGATAGTTGTAATCGGCTGATGGCGCGCGGCCGGTCAACGAGACATTGTGAATCTCGATTCCGCCCCCTTCGGCCAGGCCAATCAGGTGACGACCGATGAACCCCGTGCCGCCGGTCACCAGCACGCGCTTGCCGCGCCAGACCGTCAGACAGTCCATCGCAGTCCTTTGGCGGCGGCGGCGCGCTCATAATTATCGAGGTCGGCAAGGCAGAGATCACAGGCCATGCGGTCATCCGCCGGCTCGGCGTAGAAAGCGCGATACCAGGCCACCGCGCGCTCAACCGCCGAGTGAAAATCCCAGACCGGCTGCCACCCGAGTTGTGAGCGCGCTTTGTCAATCGCCAGCAGCAAGCGACCGGCTTCGTGCGGCGCGTTCGCAATTTCGGAAGCCTGCCAGTCGCCCGCGCCCCACGCTTTGACGAGCGCGTCGGCAAGCTCGGCCACCGTGTAGGTGTCGGTCACCGGCGGCCCGAAGTTCCAGCCCGACGCGAAAGCCGCGCCCGCTGCCGCCAGCCGCGCCGCCAGCCAGAGATAACCCGACAGCGGCTCAAGTACATGCTGCCAGGGACGAACCGCGGCGGGGTTGCGCAGGATTAGCGGCTCGCCTTGCGACAGGGCGCGCATGGCATCAGGCACCAGCCGATCTTTTGCCCAATCGCCGCCACCGATGACATTGCCGGCGCGCGCCGTCGCCAGCCCGACGCCATGCGCATCGCTGGGCGACGGCGGAAAGTAAGCCCGGCGATACGAGGCGACGGCGATCTCCATCGCGGCTTTGCTGGCACTGTAAGGGTCGTGGCCGCCGAGCGCGTCGGTTTCGCGATAACCGTAAGGCCACTCGCGGTTCTCGTAGCACTTGTCTGTCGAGATAATGACGACCGCGCATGGATGAGAGAGACCGCGCACGGCTTCGAGCAGCGACAGCGTCCCCATGAGGTTGACTTCATAGGTCGCCAGCGGATTTGCGTAGGATTCGCGCACCAGTGTGTGCGCCGCGAGATGAAAGATGAAATCGGGTCGGCTGCGCGTAATCGCTTGTCGCAGGCGCTCGCGGTCGCGAACGTCGGCTTCGATATGTTCCAGGCGACCGGCAAGGCCGCACGCTTGAAACAGGCTAGGGGTGGTCGGCGGCGGCAATGAATAACCGACGACGCGCGCGCCCAGCCGTTCGAGCCACAGCGCCAGCCATGCGCCTTTGAATCCCGTGTGCCCGGTGATGAAAGCGGTCTTGCCCGCGAACGCGCCGGCGAACATCACCAGACCTTCCAGGGCGCGGCACCGCTCGCCCACAGCTCGTTCAGGATGCGCCACTCGCGATAGGTGTCCATCGGCTGCCAGAAGCCGTCGTGAGCATACATGACCAGTTGGCCCTCGCGCGCCAAACGCCCCAGCGGCTCGCGTTCGAGAATCAGTTGCTCGTCTGAGGCGAGGTAATCCCAGACACGCGGATCGAAGACAAAGAAGCCGCCGTTGATGTAGCCTTCGCTGGCCTGCGGCTTTTCGGCGAATTCATTGACGATGACCAGGCCGCCGCGCTCGGCCGTATCCATCACGCCGAACCTGCCGGGCGGGCGCACGCCTGTGACGGTGGCAACGCGGCCATGCGAGCGGTGAAATTCGATCAGCCGGGCGATGTCTAAATCGGCAACCCCATCGCCGTAGGTCACGCAGAACAGCTCGCCGCCTTCGAGATACTTTCTCACTTTCCAGAGCCGCCCGGCGGTCTGCGTGCGCTCGCCGGTTTCGGCAAGCGTGACGCGCCAGTCTTCGAGCGGCCCATCATGAAAGTCGACCGCGCGGCGCTCGCCGAGGGTGACCGTCAAATCCGCCGCGACGGCGTGATAGTTGAGAAAGAATTCTTTGATCGTCCAGCCTTTGTAGCCGAGGCAAAGGACGAAGTCATTGACGCCATAGCGCGCATAGAGCTTCATGATGTGCCATAGCACAGGCCGCTCGCCGATGCGAATCATCGGCTTGGGGATGTCGTCGGCGACCTCGCGAATCCGCGTCCCTTGCCCGCCGCACAGAATCACCGCTTTCATATTCAATCTCGTATGGCGCTGACGTAGTAAGGAATGGTGCGCAGAAAGTCGCCGGGGAATTTGAGCATGAACTTGGCCAGCGCCTTGAAACTGGCGGGCTCTAATTTCAGCCTTTGCCGGATGAGCTGATTCATCACCCGGCGATTGTAGCCCAGCTTGATCAGTTGCCGGTAAATCTCTGGCACCTCCTTAAACAGCACCTTCACGTCACGGGCGCGCCAGGAAGGGCGCGCCCACATCGCGTCGCACATCGGCTCGGCGAGCAGGTACATCGGGCCGCGGCTCGCCGCATAAGCGGCCATATACAGCGCCAGCGCGAAATTCTTCGCGGCGTCGGGCCAGGCCGACAGGCTCTCGACGGCCAGCGCCCGGTTCAAGATGTTGACGCTCATGAAGACAATGCCGTTTTCGTCTCGCAACAGGCATTCTTCGACCAGCGGCATCGCCGTCGCGGTATAACGATCCTGGGGATATTCATAAAACCGCTGACTGATGACCTGGCCATCGAGCGTGTTGACACAGCGAAAGTTCATGTGGAGCAGGGCGATCTCGCGGTTCGCTTCGAGCAGGCGCAAGCCGGCGCTCACGACATCCGGGCGCATCTCGTCATCGTCGCTCACCGTCCAGACATATTCGCCGGCGGCCTGCTTGACGCAGAAAGCTATGTTGCCGGGCAGCTTGATGTTGCGCGGGTGATGAAAGATTTTGATTCGCTCGCCAAGCTGCGCCTGCCATTTCTTACAAACGTCTACGGTCAGGTCTGTCGAAGCATTATCCGAAACGATCAACTCACATTCCTCCCAGCGGTCGCCGATGCTGCGCACCGCCCAGGCGATCTGCGCGTCGAGGAACGCCGCGCGGTTGTAGGAAGGAATGGCGATGGTTAATCGCGGCCTTTGCATAGCAAAGCTCACCGTCACAGCCGCTGGCTTAAGATATCCGTGGCGCGCCAGCGCATCATGGCTTGCAGCCACTGTTGTTCTTCAAGCGTCAGCACGCGCTTCCAAACAATTGCCGCATAGCCGCTTAAGGCAACCAGCGCCGAACCGGCAATCCACAGCGGCGACCAGCCATTCAACACCAGCGGCATCGGCGTGAATAAAATACCTAGGGCCAGCCAGTAACTCCGCGGCTGCGCCGCAAACGGCGACGCCGGAAAACCCGAAAGCCGTCGCGCCAGCCACACCAGCAAACTCGTATCGATCAACACCCGCAGTGACCAGGCGATGGCCGCGCCGACCGCGCCATAGCTATACGTCAGGACGGCCGCGCCGCCGAGGTAAGGCAACAGCTCCGCCAGATGAAGGCGCGCCACGACATCGCTTCTGCCGCAAGCCATCAGCAAAAGATAAGGCACATAGGCGACGATGCTGAACATCAACCCGGCGACCAGAATATAGAATGGCAGGACGCTCTCGCGGCCATAATCCGGCCCCGCCCACAGCGTCAAAAACGGCTTGGCGATGACGCACAGCAGCATCCCCAGCGGCGCTGTCCACAACAGGTTGCCGCGCAGCATCCGCGTAGAGAGCCGGCGCAGCGGCTCGCGATCCGTTTCCGCCTGCAAGCGGCTGAAGGCCGGAAACGTCGCGTCGGCCACCGCAATCGACAGCACCGTCAGCATCCCCGCGAGATTGAAAGCGACTGAATAATAGGCGAGGCTGCTGACCGAGGCGAAGCGCGCCACAAAGAACTTTTCGGCATGCGCCAGCAGCGTCGAGGCCAGCGATGAAGTCACCAGGCCCGCGCCAAACCCGGCCAGCGGCTTAATCAGCGGGCGGGTGATTTGTGGCCGGGCGAGGCGCGGCAACAGCCGGCGCGCGATCAACGCCTGCAAGAGCGCGCTGACCAGAGCCATGCCGGTTATCACTGAGACTGCGCCGACCAACCCCGCCCCCCGTGCCAGCACCACTGGCACAAGTAAAAGCTGCGCGGTCAGGCAGCCCGAAATCACCAGCGCGTTCCAATCCATCCGCAGGCGAACCAGTTGCGGCGTGTTCATCACTCCGGCAATCACGCGGAACACAAATCCGAGCGCGGCGATCCTGAGCGCCAACGTCGCCACGGTTTGCAGCGACGCCGGCAACTTCAATGCATGCTCGACCAGCGGCGCGGCAATCAGCATCAGACTGCCACTGATTAGCACCGCCGGCACCAGAGCGAGCAACAGCGAAGTCCAGACGACCGCCGCTTCGCCGCGCCGATCATGGCGCGCAAAGGCTTCGCCGCCGAACCGCGTTGACGCCATCCCCATGCCCAGGTCGGCGAAAGCCAGATAGCCGATCAAGGCGTTAATCAGCGACAGCACGCCATACTGTTCAGCGCCGAGCAGGCGAATGACGAAAGGCGTCGCGATAAAAGCGGCGAGCAGCGCGACGCCCTGGCCGCCGAGCGTCCACAGGCTGCCGCGCACCACTTTCGTCGCCATGCCGGCAGACAGATTGGCTTGAACAGCGGCGCTCGCCATCGCGCCGCTCACGGGCTGATTGCTCATCGGCTTGCGGATTTCAGGTGGAAGTGGCGCAAGCTAACCGCCTTGCGCTAGTCCGTGCGCAAGCTAACCGCCTTGCGCCACATCATCGCCGCCATTGCAGATGGCTCGATAGATTGAGAAGACCGAAGAGGGTTAAGCCTCGAAGGCGCGCACCGCCTCGACGACGCGGCGCGCATCGTCCGCCGACAGGTGTGGCCCGATTGGCAGGCTCAGGGCTTCGCGGTGGATCGCTTCGCTGATCGGGTAAGTGCCCGCTTTGAGGCCGAGGTCGGCATAGGCCGGCTGCAAATGCGGCGGCACCGGGTAATGAGTCAAGGTCTGAATGCCTTGCTCCCTCAGATGTTGCTGCAAGGCGTCGCGCCGCTGGCAGCGCACGACAAACAGGTGCCACACCGGCCCCGCGCCTTCGGCCACCAGCGGCAGCGATACCCCGGCGTCGCGCAAGCTTTCAAGATAGAGCGCGGCGATCTTCGCGCGCCGCGTGTTCCACTCATCAAGGTGGCGCAAGCGCACACGCAGCAGCGCCGCCTGCATC includes:
- the rfbF gene encoding glucose-1-phosphate cytidylyltransferase, yielding MKAVILCGGQGTRIREVADDIPKPMIRIGERPVLWHIMKLYARYGVNDFVLCLGYKGWTIKEFFLNYHAVAADLTVTLGERRAVDFHDGPLEDWRVTLAETGERTQTAGRLWKVRKYLEGGELFCVTYGDGVADLDIARLIEFHRSHGRVATVTGVRPPGRFGVMDTAERGGLVIVNEFAEKPQASEGYINGGFFVFDPRVWDYLASDEQLILEREPLGRLAREGQLVMYAHDGFWQPMDTYREWRILNELWASGAAPWKVW
- a CDS encoding flippase, with amino-acid sequence MSNQPVSGAMASAAVQANLSAGMATKVVRGSLWTLGGQGVALLAAFIATPFVIRLLGAEQYGVLSLINALIGYLAFADLGMGMASTRFGGEAFARHDRRGEAAVVWTSLLLALVPAVLISGSLMLIAAPLVEHALKLPASLQTVATLALRIAALGFVFRVIAGVMNTPQLVRLRMDWNALVISGCLTAQLLLVPVVLARGAGLVGAVSVITGMALVSALLQALIARRLLPRLARPQITRPLIKPLAGFGAGLVTSSLASTLLAHAEKFFVARFASVSSLAYYSVAFNLAGMLTVLSIAVADATFPAFSRLQAETDREPLRRLSTRMLRGNLLWTAPLGMLLCVIAKPFLTLWAGPDYGRESVLPFYILVAGLMFSIVAYVPYLLLMACGRSDVVARLHLAELLPYLGGAAVLTYSYGAVGAAIAWSLRVLIDTSLLVWLARRLSGFPASPFAAQPRSYWLALGILFTPMPLVLNGWSPLWIAGSALVALSGYAAIVWKRVLTLEEQQWLQAMMRWRATDILSQRL
- a CDS encoding NAD(P)-dependent oxidoreductase — its product is MDCLTVWRGKRVLVTGGTGFIGRHLIGLAEGGGIEIHNVSLTGRAPSADYNYQVDLCERERLRALLLEVSPHAIIHLAAAGASPGRGTLATMLKANVIGAENLLAAAEALTDRPLIVFAGSGLEYTPQDRPFVETDPAVPLSAYGVAKAAASLCAHFYASRLPITLLRIFDVYGPGDSEPRLVPYIVARSRRGEPIELTGCEQVRDYVYVQDVAEAFWRALLLPPAGRLRILNLGAGHAIRLRTLIETIAAILRERGVAPKLAFGRIPYRHEEPMLYAANIERLAKELRWAPAISLEEGLRQTVEAML
- a CDS encoding glycosyltransferase family 2 protein codes for the protein MQRPRLTIAIPSYNRAAFLDAQIAWAVRSIGDRWEECELIVSDNASTDLTVDVCKKWQAQLGERIKIFHHPRNIKLPGNIAFCVKQAAGEYVWTVSDDDEMRPDVVSAGLRLLEANREIALLHMNFRCVNTLDGQVISQRFYEYPQDRYTATAMPLVEECLLRDENGIVFMSVNILNRALAVESLSAWPDAAKNFALALYMAAYAASRGPMYLLAEPMCDAMWARPSWRARDVKVLFKEVPEIYRQLIKLGYNRRVMNQLIRQRLKLEPASFKALAKFMLKFPGDFLRTIPYYVSAIRD
- the rfbG gene encoding CDP-glucose 4,6-dehydratase, producing the protein MGERCRALEGLVMFAGAFAGKTAFITGHTGFKGAWLALWLERLGARVVGYSLPPPTTPSLFQACGLAGRLEHIEADVRDRERLRQAITRSRPDFIFHLAAHTLVRESYANPLATYEVNLMGTLSLLEAVRGLSHPCAVVIISTDKCYENREWPYGYRETDALGGHDPYSASKAAMEIAVASYRRAYFPPSPSDAHGVGLATARAGNVIGGGDWAKDRLVPDAMRALSQGEPLILRNPAAVRPWQHVLEPLSGYLWLAARLAAAGAAFASGWNFGPPVTDTYTVAELADALVKAWGAGDWQASEIANAPHEAGRLLLAIDKARSQLGWQPVWDFHSAVERAVAWYRAFYAEPADDRMACDLCLADLDNYERAAAAKGLRWTV